From one Peptoniphilaceae bacterium AMB_02 genomic stretch:
- a CDS encoding cyclase family protein — MNWNQKYELIDLTQEIYQGMPVFGMHQKTFIMVNQTHEQNMKNTGSPTLGFSARNILISEHGPTHSDAVWEFLPSGPTIDKMDLKLFYGDAICLDFTHIRYPDYIEIKDIEEALEKANLEIKKGDVFLMYTGHYERTHPTLHSDDDMVDPLNYGGLESRHSGVSYESAKWLAEQGVVNIGCDAPAIDLTPDDLDYSGHLVCGEYGITNTENLMNLDKVAGTRFIYMGLPLRIRAGSGSPIRAVALIEK, encoded by the coding sequence ATGAATTGGAATCAGAAATATGAATTAATAGATTTAACACAAGAAATTTATCAAGGAATGCCAGTATTTGGTATGCATCAGAAAACATTTATCATGGTTAACCAAACTCATGAACAAAACATGAAAAATACAGGATCACCAACGCTTGGTTTTTCAGCTAGAAATATCTTAATTAGTGAGCATGGACCAACTCATAGTGATGCGGTTTGGGAGTTTCTACCATCTGGGCCAACTATAGATAAAATGGATTTAAAATTATTTTATGGTGATGCTATTTGTTTAGACTTTACTCATATTAGATATCCTGACTATATCGAAATTAAAGATATCGAAGAGGCACTTGAGAAAGCAAATCTTGAGATTAAAAAAGGCGATGTGTTCTTAATGTACACAGGACATTATGAAAGAACTCACCCTACGCTTCATTCAGATGACGATATGGTGGATCCATTAAATTATGGTGGACTTGAAAGTAGACACTCAGGAGTATCGTATGAGTCTGCTAAATGGCTTGCTGAGCAAGGTGTAGTTAATATTGGTTGTGACGCACCTGCAATAGATCTTACTCCAGACGATTTAGACTATTCAGGACACTTAGTGTGTGGAGAGTATGGTATTACAAATACTGAAAATCTTATGAACTTGGATAAAGTAGCTGGAACTAGATTCATATACATGGGATTACCTCTTAGAATTAGAGCAGGTAGCGGATCTCCTATCAGAGCTGTTGCGCTAATTGAGAAATAA
- a CDS encoding adenine deaminase C-terminal domain-containing protein — MLDSKTLKTVADRLHCVDALLSDTVFADKVLKGGNVVNVITREVYVADVAIAGEYILMVGDCSDLIGDKTEVIDVSGKYITPGFIDSHMHFESAMLTATEFSRLSLPTGTTCLISDPHEVGNVLGKTAIKAMAEECATLPHHVYLRVPALTPDCPGLETAGRELTSKDIPEMLEYPTVTGIGEIQGVTCMRFVYDNKYEVVKDTIAATSYARATGKVVDGNAAEIFGADLAAHIISGGTDISCHETTSKEECVEKLRYGVWVLMREGSTQNNMPECIRAITEDGLDSRRALLATDDMLAEDIIKKGHMNDIVRRTIEHGVDPVEAIQMVTINAATWSNLYDIGVLAPGKYADINVISGELKDMNVTSVYLKGDHIAEDGELLIELTPYKYPDAVKSTVLRDKVSAEDLMIPSEEKEVMANCVGLIVLQNLSEKYRVKLPVVDGFVKSNEDDLLPVAVIGRHGQPDIGKSFIKGFNIKEGAFAETVSHDTHNLIVIGTNYEDMAAAANRVIEMQGGVAIAKNGEIIGEMPLRICGLMTDELTGPELVDKTIELHETVKTELGCDIPAPFMHLAFLSLATSPKWKITDKGVIDVENYRVLPSIEKIN, encoded by the coding sequence TTGTTAGATTCAAAAACTTTAAAAACTGTTGCAGACAGATTACACTGTGTGGACGCACTTCTAAGTGATACTGTATTTGCAGACAAAGTATTAAAAGGTGGAAATGTTGTCAATGTTATTACCAGAGAGGTTTATGTTGCAGATGTAGCAATTGCTGGTGAGTACATTCTTATGGTTGGAGATTGTAGTGATTTGATTGGGGACAAAACTGAAGTTATTGATGTTAGTGGTAAATATATAACTCCAGGATTCATTGATTCTCATATGCACTTTGAATCAGCGATGTTAACTGCTACAGAATTTTCTAGACTTTCATTACCTACAGGAACTACTTGTTTAATTTCTGACCCACATGAAGTAGGAAATGTACTTGGGAAAACAGCAATTAAAGCTATGGCAGAGGAATGTGCTACTTTACCACATCATGTTTACTTGAGAGTGCCAGCACTTACACCAGATTGTCCTGGACTAGAAACGGCAGGCAGAGAACTAACGTCTAAGGATATTCCTGAAATGCTTGAGTATCCAACTGTAACTGGTATAGGAGAGATACAAGGCGTTACTTGTATGAGGTTTGTGTACGATAATAAATACGAAGTGGTTAAAGATACTATTGCAGCTACATCGTATGCAAGAGCAACCGGAAAAGTCGTTGACGGAAATGCAGCAGAAATTTTTGGAGCAGACCTAGCTGCTCATATTATAAGTGGTGGAACAGACATTTCTTGTCATGAGACAACTTCTAAAGAAGAGTGTGTTGAGAAGCTCAGATATGGAGTTTGGGTACTTATGAGAGAGGGATCTACTCAAAACAACATGCCAGAGTGTATTAGAGCGATTACAGAAGATGGGCTTGATTCTAGAAGAGCACTATTAGCAACCGATGATATGTTAGCAGAAGATATTATCAAAAAAGGACATATGAATGATATAGTCAGAAGAACAATTGAACATGGGGTTGATCCTGTAGAAGCTATTCAAATGGTAACTATAAATGCTGCTACTTGGTCAAATTTATATGATATTGGTGTACTGGCTCCAGGTAAATATGCTGATATAAACGTTATAAGTGGCGAACTAAAAGATATGAACGTTACCAGCGTATATCTAAAAGGTGATCATATTGCTGAAGATGGAGAATTGCTAATTGAATTAACACCATATAAATATCCAGATGCAGTTAAGTCTACAGTCTTGAGAGATAAAGTATCTGCTGAAGATTTAATGATACCATCAGAAGAAAAAGAAGTTATGGCAAACTGTGTAGGTTTGATAGTTCTTCAAAATTTATCTGAAAAATATAGGGTAAAATTACCAGTTGTTGATGGTTTTGTGAAATCCAATGAAGATGACTTACTACCAGTTGCTGTTATAGGTAGACATGGTCAACCTGATATTGGTAAATCATTTATTAAAGGATTCAACATTAAAGAGGGAGCATTTGCAGAAACTGTTTCACATGATACTCATAACTTAATTGTTATTGGTACAAATTACGAAGATATGGCTGCAGCAGCTAACAGAGTAATTGAAATGCAAGGTGGAGTTGCGATTGCTAAAAATGGTGAAATTATAGGTGAAATGCCATTAAGAATTTGTGGGTTAATGACAGATGAATTAACAGGTCCTGAACTAGTAGATAAAACTATCGAACTTCATGAGACTGTTAAAACTGAACTAGGATGCGATATACCTGCACCATTCATGCACTTGGCATTCTTGTCATTAGCAACAAGTCCAAAATGGAAGATTACAGATAAAGGTGTTATAGACGTTGAAAATTATCGTGTATTACCATCAATAGAGAAGATAAATTAA